DNA sequence from the Vicia villosa cultivar HV-30 ecotype Madison, WI linkage group LG3, Vvil1.0, whole genome shotgun sequence genome:
CCATGCATCCCTGTTAAAGAAAGCAGTCTCAGCAAATGTAGAAACTCAACCCTTACCGACTTGCATGAATGAGAGTTGGCAATTGGAACCAGGCCCTGAGGAAGCAAGGGACACTAGAGTCAATGAGAAGGGGGAGTTAGAAGTCTTAGTGAAGTGGCAAGGACTACCAGAATTTGAAAATTCATGGGAATTGGTGGAAAAGATGAGACAAGAGTTCCCTGACTTTCTCTTTGaggtcaaagagagtcttgaaggaGGGGGAATTGATAAATACGGTATAGTTTATACCAGAAAGCGCAAAAATAAAGGGAGAGAAGCACGAGATCAGGAGGATTAAATGCAGCAGATACTAAGTAAATGCAGCAGATACTAATTAAATGCAGCAGATATGACTACCACTTTATAAGGAACAAATCAATGGCAGTGAAGGGGGATTATTCAGATTGCAGTCTTTGCATAGGAGTGCGTAGCAGCTCGAAATGCTTACCCTAATTTAATTTCCAGTATTTCTTTATCGTTTTCACAGTATATTGTATGCATGGTTAGATCCCGTTTGATCTCTAATCTTATTCCTAAATAATACAGtatacttttctttcttttgaattcTGTGTTGTGATTGTTATTCCTAGACCAATTGGGACCTATCACATGTTAAGTAATTTTAGATCTATCAATAGGTTTTGATATCATGTAAATTGTTATGGAACGGTGTAGTACCTGTAAATCCTGGATTTGAACCTCTCCAGATGATGGCCAAGAAAGATCTGGTTGATTGTCTTTTATTACAAGAGGTGCTTCACTTGGGATGGAAGTGTACTGAAGTATTCTTTCTACAGATATAATTTTATTCTCCAAATTGCAAAGAAACCAAATTAAATTAGTTTGTATAGCATTTAGACTAATCCCGTATGTAACAGCCAATCCCGCAATACCTGGAAAGGAATAAAGTTTTATGCCTGTCATGATTCAAGATGAGCATGTGGGCCTAGTAAATGTATGTAAATAGAAATTGAAATACTCACTAGGATCAGCAATTGAACTTGGAAAAGATACCAAGAAAACCAAGCAGAAGGCAAATATGGTAGAGGATAAAAGATCCAATCTGAAACTCAACCATTCCATTGCACTAGCACTGTATAACTTAGGTTGGGAATACTTGTCTATCAATTGCATATTCAATTCAGTAAATCTTGATTCTTGCTCAAAACTTCTTATGGTTGTTGATCCGGATATCGTTTCAGAAAAATGTTGTATAACAGGTGCTTGGCATACACCAGTTAATCGTGCCAATTCTCGTGCTGATGCTGAATAGTATCGCTGCATGTAGAGAAGCATTATGTTGCTAGGCATAAATAACGCTAATATTTTGTAACTTTTTCCCACTAGTATAACATCATTTATTAACAATGGTACTTCTGTAAATGAAACCAATTTTATCATAAAAGCTAGTACACTCGATGATCACCTGGTACCAAATGCAAGCTGCCATGACAGGAATCAATATTATGAACACTTGCCATGCTGCTTGAGACATCACAGCAATAATTCCCAATAGCTGAACCATATTGTAGGTGAAACCCCATGCTAGATTTGAAATGTCCGTATCTACTGTACTTTGGTCAGACGAAGCCTAAATAAAAGGGTCAAGTTAAAATTTAGACAAGCAATTACATTCAATATGGTCATTTCGATTAACAGGGAAAAGAAAAATTATGCACTGAGCAATGATGGGATCCGGATCGCCTCCAATGATAATACCATGAAGTTTCACACAGGAGGCTCATTTTATATATTCACTAAGTGAGATTTAAACAATCTCGGCCATTGATTTAAATCAGACAGTCAAGATCAGTAACTGCATAGTATTTAAGGCAGCTAATCTGTTTGCACAATGATGCGATAAACAACTAGTTTTTTCAAATAAACCAATAAAAATTATTGACATGTTATGGCATACTCTATTAAGAATTCTTCCACTTGGGGTTGAATCAAAAAATGACATTGGCGCTCGAATGAAGCTCAGATGCATTTGATTGAAGAGCATGGTGGCGGTCTTGTATCCAGCTATCGCAGCAAGAACGGCTCTGCCAAGGGTGCCAAAGGAACTTCCAATAGCCAAAGAAACATAGACAACCATCAGAGTAAGGTTTCCAATATCAGGTTCATCAGTTGCAGAAACAGGAGTTGCCAAAGCCATCCAGTAGTTGCTTGCAATTTGTAAAACCACAGTGAGTATCTgtgaaagaaataggaaaggtaCAAGAGCTCCTCCATAAGCTATTGTTATGTATTTCCAAAACACTTTAAACCCAATACTACCCTTTTCACGTTCTTCGTCTTGAACAAGTTGGCCTTTCGGCACAATTGTTTCATCTAACTTGCCATTTTGATCATCTACTATTTCGATTTCTTGCTCAAGTTCAAAATCACTTAATGAACCTGTGTCTTCTCCGGTTATACTCGATGTTTTAAATGTAGGCCTTCTCTCTAAAGACTTAACTGAAGACAACGCTGCTCTATGTGCGCCTACAAGTTCCATAAAATCAGTTCCTGACGTAAGAATATCATTGTATTTTCCTGATTGAGTTATTCTTCCTTCTTTCATGACCTACAGGAATTGTAAGAAAGAGAAAAATACGCAGAAAACAGTAAGCTATAATGTTTGAAACTTGATTAAGGAGCATGATGAAATATATAAATCACTCACAAGTATCAGATCAGCATCAGGTAAGAACTCTACTTGATGTGTTATGTATATCACTGTTTTTGTTTTCAAAAGGCCAAGCAAACACTCCTGGAACAAGATAGTAGTAAATGTAAAGTTACATAACCCCTCCAGCCAAAAGCATAATCAAACCGGTGAATTTTGTTTGACGATTGAAATATATCATATATCACAGGAATAAGAACAATCCGAATCCTTGATGTTATAACTGTATATGTTAGAAGAGCAACCTCGGTTTAAAAGAAAACAGATACAAATAACagaaacaaagaacacatgataTTTGATCACCGAGTTCAGCCAATGGTGCCTGTTTCTTCGACAGAAGAGTGGCTGCAGCAAGTTTCTATTATTCAAGCTTAGGGTTTACAACTCGAGTTTAAATACTACAGTCTAGTTTATAAGATTACCTATGAACCGCTCGAGCTACCTCTCTATTTATGAGAAAAACTAAGGGCAAAATATGCTATTGGAATTTATAGAAATCAGAAAGATAAAATTCTAAGAAATTTAACATTCTAAAATTACTTTATCATCAAAAAGACAACAAGAGAATGTACTGAAAACAGTAGAGTTAAGAAAATAGTACCTTAAAGATATGGGATCCTGTATGAGCATCAACAGCACTAAAGGGATCATCGAGAAGATATATATCGGCATCTTGGTAAAGTGCCCTCGCTATTTGTACTCTTTGCTTCTGTCCACCACTCAAGTTAATTCCCTTCTCTCCAATAATGGTCTGATCACCAAAAGGTAGAACCTCTAGGTCTTTCTTCAACGAACATGCTTCGAGCACCTTCTCATACTTTTCCCTGTCCATCTCTCTCCCAAACAGTATATTCTCTTCTATCTTTCCACTCTGTATCCATGGTGATTGAGCAACATAAGCTTTTGTTCCACACACCTTCAAGTTACCAGATACCTTTGGTATTTCACCTATTATACAAGAAAGTAAACTCGACTTGCCTGATCCAACAGTACCACAAACAGCAACCCTCATACTATGAAAAACTCTAAGGTTTATGTTTTTCAAATTTGTATTGACAGAAGAAAAATCCCAAGAGAAATTTCCATCTACTATTTCAATTGCTATATCAGAACTACCTCGTGGAAGCTTCTCCACTACATCAGTCTGCAAATCATCTAGACGAAGAAAAGTGACAATCCGATCGAGGGAAACTTTGGTTTGTGCAATCATTGAAATTGTGTCAGGAATATTATAGATAGGCATTTGAAGAATTCGGAATGTTGCAAGAGCGGATAAGATCTTTCCTGATTCAAGTGGAATTCCTAGAAGAACACAGGCACCGAAAGTGACCACAGCAACAAATGTCGGCGCGTTAAAGAAGAGAAATCTAACAATTGCATTACcaataagaaatttttttagcCACGTCTCCTCTAACTTCCTAAGCTGAATAATCTTTGATAAGAACTTCATCTCCCATGCTTGCAGTTTGAGAATCCTCATGTTCATTAGAACCTCAGACGTCGCCTTCATTCTTTTATCCTTGAACTCCATTAACTTAGCTTGGAACCTCTCTTGCAGGGAAGTCACAGGAAGGTTTAGCAACATCACAATAACAGTTGCAGCAAAAGCAGCTACCGATGCAACCCCGACACTTCTATGAAGAATAAACAAAGCCAAAGAAATTTGTAGAACAGCCATCCATATATCATGCATATACCAACAAAACTCGCCTATCCTTTGCGCATCAACAGTCATTAAGTTGATTATTCCGCCACTGCTATGTCCCTCTTTTGATTGACAAGAAAGTGTCAAACCTTTAGCATAGATCATTGACACCAACATTGCTTGCATCCTAACTCCAACCTGTTGAAACTTAAACGTCCAGTGCCTTTGCGAAAGACACTCAACAAACTTTGCCGCAATAAACGCCATTGCCAAAACATAGCCTTCATTTTTAACCTTGTTTTCATCATTGAGATATTGAACAAGGTTGTCAATAAGGTAAGGTCCTACATAAGTAGCACACACGTACAAGAATGCAAATATACCAGATATAAGAATCCCTTCCCATGTCGATAAAAACAACACCTTGGCGAGCTTCATAGTTGTCACAGTCCTAACATTACCACACTCCAATTCAAGATTTTTTCTAAAAGTTGAAAAAGTTCCATAGGCAGTGTCATTGGCAGAAAGAAGTGGAAGGTCTTGATGGTTTAAGGTCTTTTTACTCCCCAATGTTATTAGTGGAGTCATCCATGAGAAAGTAAGAATGCTGAAAAATCCAGCCTTTGAATAACTGGTTAAAATTTCATTTCCTCCTAACTTTTTGGAATCAGAATCGCTGTTGCCGTTCAAAAGGGACTCTTGAAGAGCATGTTTAGTCATATTGTTAACAGAACTTCCaacataacaaagaaaaaaaaaacctgtAATAGAGGAACCAAGCAAACTGTTTTCACTATACTGACATGTTATAGAGCAAGTAATATGTTATTGGGTAGAAAAGATGCTATTCATGGATTACAAGTCAGAAACAAAGCAACAAAATAGAGTGGGAAGGATTTACCTGTGTTCAACCAATTCTTCTGAACACTAAGCCGTCATTGTGGAATCCAGTTCTTTCACTGATGATGGCAACATGTCAAAATTGGATAAAGGAGAAAACTAAGTTCCAAAGTGAAGCAGTAATGGTTGACTTGTTGACTCTACTCTAAACCAAGAGTTATGTTCTTTGCGTCACATAGTTAAGGATGTTGATTTCAACGTGATACTTTTGTCACATAGTTCAAGTGCGTCACGTCACATCTTACAATATACTAGtagtttttgatttttctttagaTGTAGAATTTTTTCTCTAGTTTTTAATTTTCCTTCTGTCCCACCCAATACTTCAGAGATGGACACATGTAAAATAACTAGTTCTAAAAATGtgacatttaatttttaattcttaaCCAGTCCCACAAGATCCActacttaatttttaaaaaaatatttgaataaaatcagAAACCAATATCTAAAAGAGATTGGAGTTTATTACAATAGGTGTTTCTGTTGTTCAAATTGTCTTTTGTTATGTGCAttacttttttattatttagagatcatcagtgaaaaataaaaaatgtccaTAAAATTTAAAAGTGCATTACTCAATTCTTTTACAAGTGAGTCACAACTTAATTTttgaccaaaaaaaaaaaacaaaaattcaaaaatacatcATTGTAACAACATACAGAAATATACATTCGAATGGGGTTTCAATCAAATACGCATCAGTTCTTTCCCTTTCTCATTTCTAGTAAAACTATTATAAACCACTCTCAAGCTTCTCTGTTCAAGTGCATTTTCTACTCCATTCAATTTAAGTGATTCTCAACATCCATTCAATCCAAGTGATTCAACTTTCTTTAAATTCAAATACTTTATTTTCTCTGCATGCATTaagaaataagaatattaagtTGTGTATTCTATAACTCATTGCTAGGTTGTTATAATGAGCATTGTGTTTTGTCCCATTTTTCGTACCCTGTGTTTCTGCCATTTTCGCTTTTTTGAGTTGCATGAGACTAAGGAAGTGCACTTTCATATTGTTTCATAATTTTATTTTCCAAGAATACTGAAGTGCACTTTCGTATTTTATTTATCTACATTATTTGGTTAGATTTTCAATATCTTTCATCTATGTTTGATTTTTTCATCTTTATTTGAATTGTCTAGTTTAGTTATAGGTAACATGACTGACAACCCAGATCGATTGAGGCTCGATAGAGTGTCCCAACATGCATCAATTTGCATGGAAAAAGCCCAATTATCGCAACCACCGATCAATGttagtttattttattcaaaAGTGTTAACTTCAAGTTCAGGTTTTTTCGGCTTCGTCTTCCTGAAGGAATATGTCACTTGCTGCTACCCTAGAAACCCCAATAGTCCATGTTGATGCACCTGCTATCAATGTTTccatttttgagaaatttggaaGAGGCCCGAATGACACATCACTGTTGCCTCTCTATATGTGGACCATGCTGCTAGACACGTGTGGGATAGAGAGGTGAAATTTTTCTGTATTTATTCTATGAAACACATGTGTTATAATATTCAAACTTTCTGGCAATGATGTATTTATTGCAGTATCATGATGCTTTTAAACGCACCAACCATTGTATGAAGATTGCAACGCTATAGCAGCTTGAGGAGCATTGTTTCAAGATGACATGCAACTATCTGGGCATGCAAGATTTATGCATGACCGATTATACTAATAGTAACAATGGTATGGTGTCAGTGTTCGTTGAGAGATGATACTCTCAAACACCATCTTTTCATCTTTCGCATGGTGAGATGTCCATCACACGAGATGATGTGCCATCCCTACTGTTGGACATGTGACTTCATAAACATGAGGGGGGTGAATTATGGACTTCAGAAAAACTtggatttgaaaaaatattttggattgaaatccaattttgaatttttttttaatttaagcactagaaaaataaaattacagaagataaattatggaaaataaagaGTTGAAAGGATAACAGAAGAACACCATAAATTATACAGGTTCGGTAAAAAATGACTTAGTCATGTTCCAAGAAGTGATCTtgaaagttaagggacgaaaaatgatattttgcctttttttcattaattcattttattttcttttagtttaCTAATTAAGGTTTTTTAGAAAGTTGGGCTATTCTCCACCTTGGGCTTCATTTATATTCTAAATTGCAATCTCTCTCTAGTTTTagaaaaataatactaatattaaaaatacacacacacacacacacacacacatatatatatatatatatatatatatatatatatatatatatatatttcgttcatttaattccaaaaatatataaatcatacaccttttttaattaaaataatatcaacTTTTAAAAAGAGGATTGTGTagtttttttcaaattaaaatttgaattacACCCACGACTACACAATTTTTAAACTCGGACGGATTTCAAAGGATTGTTCGAAAGCATTTACACAATCTCATAAAAGATAACGAACCAAATAACTACGAACTACGATACTCTGACTTCCTCATTGCactagaggatacgtaggcataggaTTTTGAAACCCTAACGAgcataacaataaataaaaaactaaaatttaatatgattctcgtttaaaaaactaaaatatcaaTAAACTATTTTTTTAGGATATAGGTGAACTTACGTTTACCGTATCTTCAATTTAAAATCTACAAAACCTAAACCTAGAAGGGGTCCCCTTGAATACAAGAGAGATGAAGggttcctaacaccttccctccgtCTAACCAACTCGCGAACGTATAATCTTGAAACTTAGGGTTATCCATTAAATTCCCTTCCCTTAGGACAGTTGCTACAAAGGGGACGGTGGCTACGATGTTTGAGGTAAGTGTTAAGCAACTTCATCTTCTCCGGGAACGACTTATGCTTCATCTCCTTCATCTTTTTTGCGTTTCTGCTTTAGGGTTTTTTATTTGAATCTTTATACGCAGGATATGCAACACTTTAACGTGACTTTTCATCTTGGAGGCGGGTTTATTAGGTTAAATAGTGACGAGATAATCCATAGAGGGGGGTTGATTCAACTGTGTCTGGGTTACACATAGAAAACTGGACAATGGAGAGTGTTGAAAAGTTAGTGAATATGTGGGGGTATAAGAAAGGGAGCTATAGGGTATGGACAAAGTTTTTGGAAATTGAGGAGGATGGTTTTATTCCGATAAGAAAAGATGATGATGCATACGATTTTGCTTCAAATTGTTTTGCAACAGGTACTGATGGAGACATATTTCTGGAAcatgatgttgaaaacatagaACTTTATGTTAGGGAACCTGCTTGTGTGAATGGAGTGACTGATGTTAATGACTTAGGAGAGGAAGTAATTGAAGGTTTGGATTGGATGATAGTGAAGATGACAGAGCCACTGCACTTTTAGATGGCTAACTTATACTATTTTCTGACTGTATAGAGAAAGGGTAAAGTTGAGAAGAAAGTAGCGGCTGCATATGTGCCAACTGTTGAGCCAACTAATGCACAATCTCAGCCAACTGTGAATAAAACTAATGTACAGTTTGAGAACATTCCTGAAGTTGTGCAAAAATATGGATCAAACTAATGTGCAGTATGTGGGCCAACAAATGTGGAGCAATCTACAAACATTCCTGAAATTGTGCAAAGTCAGACTCATTCTTATGTTGTAGACACGAGTCAATCTCAGTCCAATATAAAGAAGGCAAGCAAACCAGTCCCTGCATTAAGGAGGAGGAGTGAAAGAGTCAAATTGAGCTGGTTTAAGAAGCCAATTATAGGTCCAGGATCAGTTGACCAACCAATTACAATAAGAGAGCCTGGAGTAATAACAAGTGCTCATGAGTCTAACCTTGGAATGTCCACTAGGTCTTTGAAAAAATGCAAGAAGAAAAAAAGCTTGATTAAGTAGTTTAGTTGGAATGTGTTTTATTTTGTGCATCTGTTGAAAACTCCTTATTTTGTGATGATCGATCATATATAATAGTGTTTTGTGCAAGGGTTTAAAAACTTCTTATTTTGTGATGATGGATCATATGTAATGTTTGCTATTGTTAAGAGTCTtacatcagacaatatatggcATAAACATGTACTTATAAGTAGGGGTAATCGTCACcatacaagccggttttgtagggttgagttagacccaaccacatttctcaacatggtatcagagcctcgttaAAGATCCGGTggaccaccttctatggtttccactatcgggccacccaccatttatttccacgctcaaGTTGTCTAatcctgggcgtgaggggtgtgttaagagtcctacatcggacaatatatggcctgaaaatgtccttataagtgggggtaatcctcaccctacaagccggttttgtagggttgtgtTACgctcaaccacatttcttaacagctATCTTTATGATTGTAACAGACCTACAAGTTTGAATATGGTATCTTTAAGTTTGGTATAATTTGTGCAAAGGTATCTTTGTGCTTGGTATCTTATTTTGTTTGTACTGATATAACTTCATAATTCAAACTGATACATATTAAACTGATATAGCTTCATAATGCAATGGTAACAAAATTATAATGTTGAATAGGAAACAATTTAAATGACACACTTTCCATTGATCCAAAACAGAGATACACTTTCCACAAGAACAAAAATTCACCTAACTTATCATCCCACAAGAACATACCACAGCCATTCTGCTGAAATGTGTATCACataaattcgactaaatcaaaatCGCATATAACTACAAACAATATCCAAAAATCCAAACATTTACCAATGAATGTATGCATTTCCTAAATTTTCGTTTAGGGTTATCAATAGTGTTTGAAACCCGCATCTTCATTGACTCGT
Encoded proteins:
- the LOC131662302 gene encoding ABC transporter C family member 3-like, which encodes MTKHALQESLLNGNSDSDSKKLGGNEILTSYSKAGFFSILTFSWMTPLITLGSKKTLNHQDLPLLSANDTAYGTFSTFRKNLELECGNVRTVTTMKLAKVLFLSTWEGILISGIFAFLYVCATYVGPYLIDNLVQYLNDENKVKNEGYVLAMAFIAAKFVECLSQRHWTFKFQQVGVRMQAMLVSMIYAKGLTLSCQSKEGHSSGGIINLMTVDAQRIGEFCWYMHDIWMAVLQISLALFILHRSVGVASVAAFAATVIVMLLNLPVTSLQERFQAKLMEFKDKRMKATSEVLMNMRILKLQAWEMKFLSKIIQLRKLEETWLKKFLIGNAIVRFLFFNAPTFVAVVTFGACVLLGIPLESGKILSALATFRILQMPIYNIPDTISMIAQTKVSLDRIVTFLRLDDLQTDVVEKLPRGSSDIAIEIVDGNFSWDFSSVNTNLKNINLRVFHSMRVAVCGTVGSGKSSLLSCIIGEIPKVSGNLKVCGTKAYVAQSPWIQSGKIEENILFGREMDREKYEKVLEACSLKKDLEVLPFGDQTIIGEKGINLSGGQKQRVQIARALYQDADIYLLDDPFSAVDAHTGSHIFKECLLGLLKTKTVIYITHQVEFLPDADLILVMKEGRITQSGKYNDILTSGTDFMELVGAHRAALSSVKSLERRPTFKTSSITGEDTGSLSDFELEQEIEIVDDQNGKLDETIVPKGQLVQDEEREKGSIGFKVFWKYITIAYGGALVPFLFLSQILTVVLQIASNYWMALATPVSATDEPDIGNLTLMVVYVSLAIGSSFGTLGRAVLAAIAGYKTATMLFNQMHLSFIRAPMSFFDSTPSGRILNRASSDQSTVDTDISNLAWGFTYNMVQLLGIIAVMSQAAWQVFIILIPVMAACIWYQRYYSASARELARLTGVCQAPVIQHFSETISGSTTIRSFEQESRFTELNMQLIDKYSQPKLYSASAMEWLSFRLDLLSSTIFAFCLVFLVSFPSSIADPSIAGLAVTYGISLNAIQTNLIWFLCNLENKIISVERILQYTSIPSEAPLVIKDNQPDLSWPSSGEVQIQDLQVQYAPHLSLVLRGLKCTFTAGAKTGIVGRTGSGKSTLVQALFRLVEPVAGKILIDNINISLIGIHDLRSRLSIIPQDPTMFEGTVRSNLDPLEEYTDEQIWEALDMCQLGDEVRKKEGKLDSTVTENGENWSMGQRQLVCLGRVLLKKSKILVLDEATASVDTATDNIIQQTVKQYFSDCTVITIAHRITSILDSDMVLFLSEGLIEEYDSPKKLLKDKSSSLAQLVAEYTRRSNTGFGS